The Saprospiraceae bacterium genome includes a window with the following:
- a CDS encoding M1 family metallopeptidase, giving the protein MKNLYVYSAMLSMVLLQNLAGQNSEIKENFISRGWKDYNAGVRATSTMTSDYDVKYYRLNLSANPAVRYIRGSVTTSFTPKINNFNTIHFNLRNNMSVDSVKYHGSHVLSHNFISPTLLQINLPASIQTSVLDSLTIYYQGAPINDGFGSFGMSTTSCGGLHNKVMWTLSEPYGAKNWWPCKETLEDKADSIDMIVTCPVPYRVAGNGLLVDSINMIDSTKYHWKHRYPIPAYLVAFAIANYKSYSDRVYPPGDTPIEVLNYVYPCDSATVAQQTPNMTPMFLYFIEKFGAYPYKNEKYGHAQCGFGGGMEHSTMSFMGGFSRLLLAHELAHQWFGDKITCGSWQDIWLNEGFATYLEGLTCEKGWGDQSWINWKTSKINNVTSNNSGSTYVTDTVNVGNIFNGRLVYNKGALILHMLRWKLGDSLFFKSIRNYINDPALSYGFARTNNLIAILNATTGIDMTEFFNDWLYSQGWPNYNITWSKDAVCQKTYVTIVQTHSANMGTFFEMPVPISFTGIINGNTVTDTVVFDQNSPMQLKFDYSLGFNPTSAAFDPEKWLCAKATITEVPFNNQRHIIWKGTVNDDWHNAANWDCGVPTANDDVTIPDNGHPCTVKSNTIADCRKLIIKDAAVFKTESGAVLNIHQ; this is encoded by the coding sequence GTGAAAAATCTGTATGTATATTCAGCCATGTTAAGTATGGTTTTATTGCAAAACCTTGCAGGGCAAAATTCTGAAATAAAGGAAAATTTTATATCAAGAGGATGGAAAGATTATAATGCAGGTGTCAGGGCTACATCTACTATGACTTCTGATTATGATGTGAAATACTACAGATTGAATCTTAGTGCAAATCCAGCCGTAAGGTATATAAGAGGTTCGGTCACAACCTCCTTTACGCCTAAAATCAATAATTTTAATACCATCCATTTTAACCTTAGAAATAATATGTCTGTGGATTCTGTCAAGTACCACGGCTCGCATGTTTTATCACATAATTTTATATCTCCCACTTTACTACAGATCAATCTTCCTGCTTCCATTCAAACATCTGTGCTGGATTCTTTGACCATATATTATCAGGGAGCTCCGATCAATGATGGATTCGGTTCATTTGGTATGAGTACAACAAGTTGTGGAGGCTTGCACAATAAAGTGATGTGGACACTATCTGAACCATATGGGGCCAAAAACTGGTGGCCTTGCAAAGAGACGCTTGAAGACAAAGCGGACTCTATTGACATGATTGTAACTTGTCCTGTGCCATATAGAGTTGCTGGCAACGGACTGTTGGTAGATAGCATCAATATGATAGATTCGACCAAATATCATTGGAAGCACAGATATCCGATTCCAGCCTATTTAGTGGCTTTTGCCATCGCCAATTATAAGTCATATTCGGATAGAGTGTATCCTCCGGGCGACACACCCATAGAAGTATTAAACTACGTGTATCCTTGTGACTCTGCTACTGTCGCACAGCAAACTCCAAATATGACTCCTATGTTTCTGTATTTTATAGAAAAATTTGGAGCCTATCCTTATAAAAACGAAAAATATGGTCATGCTCAATGTGGTTTTGGTGGAGGGATGGAACACTCCACTATGAGTTTTATGGGTGGATTTTCAAGGTTGTTGTTGGCACATGAACTTGCTCATCAATGGTTTGGAGATAAAATCACATGCGGCTCCTGGCAAGATATTTGGCTCAATGAAGGATTTGCAACTTATCTCGAAGGTTTGACATGCGAAAAAGGCTGGGGAGACCAATCATGGATAAACTGGAAAACATCCAAAATCAATAATGTAACCAGTAACAACTCGGGATCAACGTATGTCACAGATACAGTCAATGTTGGAAATATATTTAATGGCAGATTGGTATACAACAAGGGTGCTTTGATTCTCCACATGCTACGATGGAAATTGGGTGATAGTTTATTTTTTAAAAGCATTCGTAATTATATCAATGATCCAGCTCTTTCATATGGTTTTGCAAGGACCAACAACCTGATTGCCATATTAAATGCAACTACCGGTATCGATATGACGGAATTTTTTAATGATTGGCTGTATAGTCAGGGCTGGCCCAATTATAATATTACATGGTCAAAAGATGCTGTATGTCAAAAAACATATGTGACCATTGTTCAGACACATTCTGCCAATATGGGAACATTTTTTGAAATGCCAGTGCCCATATCTTTTACTGGCATCATAAATGGCAATACGGTAACAGATACGGTAGTCTTTGATCAAAATAGTCCTATGCAATTAAAATTTGATTATAGTTTGGGTTTCAATCCTACTTCAGCTGCTTTCGATCCGGAAAAATGGTTATGTGCCAAAGCCACCATTACCGAAGTTCCATTTAATAATCAACGTCATATCATTTGGAAAGGAACAGTCAACGACGATTGGCATAATGCTGCAAACTGGGATTGTGGTGTTCCGACTGCTAATGACGATGTCACCATACCTGATAATGGTCATCCTTGTACTGTCAAATCCAATACTATCGCTGATTGCAGAAAGTTGATCATAAAAGATGCTGCGGTTTTCAAAACGGAATCAGGGGCTGTCTTAAATATCCATCAATAA